From a single Osmerus eperlanus chromosome 8, fOsmEpe2.1, whole genome shotgun sequence genomic region:
- the ubxn2a gene encoding UBX domain-containing protein 2A, with protein sequence MERIKHDQIVDKTCKERFRERTRKMEIVSSADGRGREEEEEAPIRRSFSVEDLLDEVEKISNVASGSSKVEMVVRLWKDGFTVNDQEFRSYSIQQNQDFLEAIKRGELPVELESRAEEEELEINVEDLTEETYVPKKKTFHPFSGRGYRLGSVAPRVVARSPSIHEDGESPPVPMVTLDHALPVTSLQIWLADGRRLVQRFNLSHRISDVQDFVSRCQRNGPPFILTTSLPFRELLEEELSLEEADLAHAVIVQRPLNTQPPFGHS encoded by the exons ATGGAACGAATAAAACACGATCAG ATAGTTGACAAAACATGCAAAGAAAGAtttagagagagaacgagaaagatGGAAATAG TTTCTAGTGCTgatggcagagggagggaggaggaagaggaggcaccTATCAGACGCAGCTTCTCTGTGGAGGATCTTCTGGATGAGGTGGAGAAGATCAGCAATGTTGCCTCAGGAAGTTCAAAG GTCGAGATGGTGGTGAGGCTCTGGAAGGACGGCTTCACTGTCAACGACCAGGAGTTTCGTAGCTACTCCATACAACAGAACCAGGACTTCCTGGAAGCCATCAAACGAGG GGAGCTGCCTGTGGAGCTGGAGAGCAgggcggaggaagaggagctggaGATCAACGTAGAAGACCTGACGGAGGAGACGTACGTCCCCAAAAAGAAGACCTTCCACCCCTTCAGTGGGCGGGGCTACAGACTCGGCAG TGTTGCTCCCAGGGTAGTAGCAaggtctccatccatccatgagGATGGAGAGTCACCACCGGTTCCCATGGTGACACTCGACCATGCCCTCCCTGTCACCTCGCTGCAGATCTGGTTGGCTGACGGCAGGAGGCTGGTTCAGCGGTTCAACCTATCACATCG GATCAGTGACGTCCAGGACTTTGTGTCTCGCTGCCAAAGGAATGGCCCCCCTTTCATACTGACGACATCACTTCCCTTCCGAGAGCTCCTGGAAGAGGAGCTGAGTCTGGAGGAGGCCGACCTGGCTCATGCCGTCATCGTCCAGAGGCCCCtgaacacacagccccccttcGGACACTCCTGA